Proteins found in one Salinimonas lutimaris genomic segment:
- a CDS encoding N-acetylmuramoyl-L-alanine amidase — protein sequence MALMLSIASLAGCSSAYQQIPSDNHGQRVKSLVLHFTTVDYAESLHALTAPGGLSAHYLVTRSNDDSAPHTDATVIQLVDESDRAWHAGESYWQHRSRLNDHSIGIEIVYSPHCRTLNQPTYDEQLCQFPDYDPAQISQLISLIKDILARHRDISPTAIVGHSDIAFNRKMDPGPRFPWHQLYQAGIGAWYNQDTMTALWTRFRQSPLPLTLLQQALFDYGYQIAITGQPDEITRNALAAFQMHFVPWQVSASPDVATAAAIMALLKKYMPEKFASVMQRYEQHATAPVAANTLPAGLLDTTISQPAHFVLSRWQAANQLQLKAGQDAKVSLRLNQQTVLSHVLSPGQTVTVPLSLSSPLALLSIDTTSPVQISLPYSTVTPIKNADRDSTGDYRDPAVIRGQYYGDVNAGVPAALQNTLALLHALSRADMDLQTPVQRLLPYFKGNGRSKCTIADLLSRHCSGYGRPPLTTTEGASGRVSHTPAMWQQVVPADVLAGQKPDIETAKTGAQAPVTALLGQLVRALTGQSPAVTLDTAYGKVAPTLPVVLQTLSNQGGYGATLLYTPVLARQLSLIAPVPPTVSQLAGPDSFWLAISSGGVLVDPAAGLATWLSDDKPDDKPDDLYLQKIYRN from the coding sequence ATGGCACTAATGCTGAGTATCGCCAGTCTGGCTGGGTGCAGTTCAGCCTACCAGCAAATCCCTTCTGACAATCACGGCCAGCGGGTCAAGTCTCTGGTACTACACTTCACCACGGTGGATTACGCAGAGAGTCTGCACGCGCTGACCGCGCCGGGCGGGCTAAGCGCTCATTATCTGGTGACCCGTAGCAACGATGACAGTGCACCGCACACCGATGCCACCGTGATTCAGCTGGTTGATGAATCGGATCGGGCCTGGCATGCCGGAGAGAGCTACTGGCAGCACCGCTCCCGGCTCAATGATCACTCCATTGGAATTGAGATTGTTTATTCTCCACATTGCCGAACACTGAATCAGCCTACCTACGATGAGCAGTTATGTCAGTTCCCGGACTATGATCCTGCCCAAATCAGCCAACTGATTAGCCTGATAAAAGACATTCTGGCCCGCCACCGGGATATCTCACCTACCGCAATTGTCGGACACTCAGATATTGCGTTTAACCGCAAGATGGACCCGGGCCCCCGCTTTCCCTGGCATCAGTTATATCAGGCCGGAATCGGCGCATGGTATAACCAGGACACCATGACGGCACTGTGGACGCGATTCAGGCAGTCGCCCCTGCCGCTTACACTGTTGCAGCAGGCCTTGTTTGATTATGGCTATCAGATAGCCATCACCGGACAGCCTGACGAGATAACCCGCAATGCGCTGGCGGCGTTTCAGATGCATTTTGTGCCCTGGCAGGTCAGCGCCAGCCCGGATGTAGCCACCGCTGCTGCGATCATGGCGTTATTAAAAAAATATATGCCGGAAAAATTTGCCTCTGTCATGCAGCGCTATGAGCAACATGCTACGGCACCGGTCGCTGCCAACACTTTACCGGCCGGGCTGCTGGATACCACAATCAGCCAGCCGGCCCATTTTGTGTTATCCCGCTGGCAGGCAGCAAATCAGCTGCAGCTAAAAGCCGGGCAAGACGCGAAAGTCAGTCTGCGACTAAACCAGCAAACCGTATTGTCACACGTCTTAAGCCCCGGCCAGACCGTTACCGTGCCACTGAGCCTGTCATCGCCTCTAGCCTTGTTATCGATTGATACCACATCGCCAGTACAGATATCGCTGCCATACAGCACTGTGACCCCGATTAAAAACGCTGACAGAGATAGCACCGGCGATTACCGGGATCCAGCGGTGATTCGCGGGCAGTATTACGGAGATGTCAACGCCGGTGTGCCGGCAGCGCTGCAAAATACGCTGGCCTTGTTACATGCTCTGAGTCGTGCCGATATGGATTTACAGACACCGGTTCAGCGCCTGCTGCCGTACTTTAAAGGCAATGGCCGCAGTAAATGCACCATCGCCGATCTACTGAGCCGGCATTGCAGTGGTTACGGGCGGCCCCCGCTTACGACCACAGAAGGTGCATCAGGCCGAGTTTCCCACACGCCGGCCATGTGGCAGCAGGTCGTGCCAGCTGACGTTTTAGCCGGTCAGAAGCCAGACATTGAAACAGCAAAGACCGGCGCTCAGGCTCCGGTGACCGCGTTACTGGGCCAGCTGGTGAGGGCTCTGACCGGACAATCACCTGCGGTGACGCTGGACACAGCCTATGGCAAGGTTGCGCCAACATTACCTGTGGTATTACAGACTCTGAGCAATCAGGGCGGCTACGGCGCAACGCTGCTTTACACTCCGGTGCTGGCCAGACAGCTAAGCCTGATTGCTCCAGTACCGCCAACAGTCAGTCAGCTGGCGGGGCCGGACAGCTTCTGGCTGGCCATTTCATCCGGAGGAGTGCTGGTAGATCCTGCCGCCGGACTGGCAACTTGGCTATCTGATGACAAACCTGATGACAAGCCCGATGATCTGTATCTACAAAAAATTTATCGTAACTAG
- a CDS encoding M14 family zinc carboxypeptidase: MTDSTTSGLICTLLRRHAIATLDKPHLTFADIEPVIRMLSRTPAVRAVVVGHSFNGTPIYRLSMGNGPVTLLGWTQMHGDEPTATAAVLDWLSIASHHADTLYPAQWQDKISVHFLIMLNPDGAASRRRENAQGLDINRDARALQTPEGAILNQQVKQLKPDLALNLHDQNAWYRAGNHSRLPSTMAFLAPPFDAAETVDDKRRFAMQMVATIHHQLRQHFQVGMARYVDSYSPRCFGDTIAAVTPTILIESGACPGDPHRQTARYMNVVALHCALIGLLRPDNLRPDTEYFLLEENIEDGMHDLILRHVRQTQAQTAFYSDIGINKNKRSGKAEIAGMGDLADQGAFEEVNCDNLTIMDGKVYRLTAPFVLNDTGYRHLLKQGYTTFSGSKDLLTVETRYPVVFVCRNTRTGQPASGHRPALLLGRDHVPELAVLDACVVHL, from the coding sequence ATGACCGACTCGACCACCAGCGGCCTGATTTGTACCCTACTGCGGCGCCACGCTATTGCCACACTGGATAAGCCTCACCTGACATTTGCCGATATCGAACCGGTTATCAGGATGCTGTCCCGAACGCCGGCTGTGCGCGCTGTGGTGGTCGGGCATTCGTTTAACGGCACGCCAATTTATAGGTTGAGTATGGGCAATGGCCCTGTCACCTTGCTGGGCTGGACCCAAATGCACGGTGATGAGCCCACCGCCACAGCGGCTGTGCTGGACTGGCTGAGTATTGCCAGCCATCATGCCGACACCCTGTATCCGGCACAGTGGCAGGATAAAATCAGTGTTCATTTTCTGATCATGCTCAACCCGGATGGCGCAGCCAGTCGCCGCCGGGAAAACGCCCAGGGGCTGGATATCAACCGTGATGCCCGGGCCCTGCAAACGCCCGAAGGCGCTATTCTGAATCAGCAGGTCAAACAGCTCAAACCTGATCTTGCGCTGAACCTGCACGATCAGAATGCGTGGTACCGTGCCGGCAATCATTCCCGCCTGCCATCGACCATGGCGTTTCTGGCCCCGCCGTTTGATGCCGCCGAGACCGTGGACGATAAACGCCGGTTTGCCATGCAAATGGTGGCCACAATACATCATCAGCTGCGTCAGCACTTTCAGGTAGGCATGGCCCGGTATGTGGATAGCTACTCACCGCGCTGTTTTGGCGACACGATTGCCGCTGTTACACCCACCATACTGATTGAAAGTGGCGCTTGTCCGGGGGATCCTCATCGCCAGACCGCACGCTATATGAACGTGGTGGCGCTGCACTGCGCGCTCATCGGATTGTTACGACCTGATAACCTGCGACCTGATACAGAGTATTTTTTGCTGGAAGAAAATATCGAAGACGGCATGCATGATTTGATTTTGCGACATGTACGTCAGACTCAGGCTCAGACCGCCTTTTACAGCGATATTGGCATTAATAAGAACAAGCGTTCTGGTAAAGCGGAGATTGCCGGCATGGGCGATTTGGCCGACCAGGGGGCGTTTGAAGAGGTCAACTGCGACAATCTGACCATCATGGATGGCAAAGTATACCGGCTGACCGCTCCCTTTGTCTTAAATGACACCGGATACCGGCACTTATTAAAACAGGGCTACACCACCTTCTCAGGAAGTAAAGACTTACTGACGGTAGAGACCCGGTACCCGGTGGTATTTGTATGCCGAAACACCCGGACAGGGCAGCCCGCCAGCGGACACCGGCCAGCCTTATTGCTGGGCCGTGACCACGTGCCTGAACTGGCGGTACTGGATGCCTGTGTGGTGCATCTGTAG
- a CDS encoding glycoside hydrolase family 3 N-terminal domain-containing protein: MSASRLLGQKLMLDFRYFCDDGTPSSACRQPVTTLPDALKEVLISGQIGGVILFGENMQSHAQLLTLIYQMQEIMARHNLPPLLVAIDQEGGRVARTPDTMATRFVGNMAIGASTGKYGTTLAASVAEQLGLSVRLLGFNVNFAPSVDVNSNPDNPVINVRSFGESAQQVARLGQVMVKGMQQQGVAAAIKHFPGHGDTRTDSHTGLPVVRHNKQQVYAQDLLPFRHIIQSDTPPLMIMTAHIQYPALDNTTLKTRDGASTVVPATLSKKILTGVLRGELQYQGVIVTDALDMAGIANYFSEQEAIINTFKAGADIALMPFVIRTPKDIEAFNTLRHAIMVQLESGVLSKAAFAQSVARVEQLKKTVNAGSLLDKPLATRIAEAVSALPSAKAAKIEQQLANAAVTVFKGQHHLPLSSQTRWRVVMPDTARCKAMHNAIGALQIPVEIDCVSSAQIPSAPVWQDWRPTDVLIGADISPQHYAAEMGGMEPAGPRASLAAQQQWLFSQMNQARQAGALTVFAALRAPYSVTQFAPISDVALATFGYNVHPDTASGVPSAVFLALTRILTGKAPATGVSPVTVPMQAVR; the protein is encoded by the coding sequence GTGTCAGCCAGCCGCTTGCTGGGGCAAAAGCTGATGCTGGATTTTCGTTATTTTTGCGATGATGGCACGCCGTCTTCAGCATGTCGTCAGCCGGTCACCACGCTGCCCGATGCGCTCAAAGAGGTGCTTATCAGCGGTCAGATTGGCGGCGTCATTCTGTTTGGCGAAAATATGCAAAGTCATGCGCAGCTGTTGACCCTGATTTATCAGATGCAGGAGATCATGGCCCGGCATAATTTACCGCCTTTGCTGGTGGCTATTGATCAGGAAGGCGGCCGTGTTGCGCGCACTCCCGACACCATGGCGACCCGTTTTGTGGGCAATATGGCCATTGGCGCATCAACCGGTAAATATGGCACAACACTGGCCGCCAGTGTGGCAGAGCAGCTGGGACTCAGCGTCCGCCTGCTGGGATTTAATGTTAATTTTGCGCCCTCGGTGGATGTGAACAGTAACCCGGATAATCCGGTGATTAATGTGCGCAGCTTTGGCGAGTCTGCGCAGCAGGTTGCCCGGCTTGGCCAGGTGATGGTCAAAGGCATGCAGCAGCAGGGCGTGGCTGCTGCTATCAAACATTTTCCCGGTCACGGTGATACTCGTACAGACAGTCACACCGGGTTGCCGGTGGTCAGGCATAACAAGCAGCAGGTGTATGCCCAGGATTTGCTGCCATTTCGCCACATCATTCAAAGCGATACACCGCCACTGATGATCATGACTGCGCATATTCAGTACCCGGCGCTGGATAATACCACCCTGAAAACCCGTGATGGGGCATCAACCGTGGTGCCGGCAACCTTATCAAAAAAGATCCTGACCGGCGTGCTGCGTGGCGAATTGCAGTATCAGGGCGTGATTGTGACCGATGCCCTGGATATGGCTGGTATCGCCAATTATTTTTCCGAGCAGGAAGCGATCATTAATACTTTTAAAGCCGGTGCTGATATTGCGCTGATGCCGTTTGTCATTCGCACCCCCAAGGATATTGAGGCATTTAATACCCTGCGTCATGCGATCATGGTGCAGCTTGAGTCTGGCGTGTTGTCAAAGGCCGCATTTGCGCAGTCAGTGGCCCGTGTTGAGCAGCTTAAAAAGACGGTTAATGCAGGTAGCTTGCTGGATAAACCACTAGCCACGCGCATTGCCGAAGCGGTCAGTGCGCTACCTTCAGCGAAGGCCGCGAAGATTGAACAACAACTGGCCAATGCGGCCGTTACGGTGTTCAAGGGGCAGCACCATCTGCCATTATCCAGTCAGACCCGCTGGCGGGTGGTCATGCCCGATACCGCGCGCTGCAAAGCGATGCATAATGCCATCGGGGCTTTGCAGATACCGGTGGAGATAGATTGTGTGTCATCGGCGCAAATACCATCCGCGCCAGTCTGGCAGGACTGGCGGCCAACCGATGTACTGATTGGCGCAGATATCAGCCCCCAGCATTATGCTGCTGAAATGGGGGGCATGGAACCGGCGGGGCCACGTGCTTCACTGGCAGCCCAGCAGCAGTGGTTGTTTTCCCAGATGAATCAGGCCCGGCAAGCCGGTGCACTGACGGTTTTTGCTGCCTTGCGGGCGCCTTACAGTGTCACGCAGTTTGCCCCCATCAGCGATGTTGCACTGGCCACCTTTGGCTATAATGTCCATCCGGATACGGCCAGCGGCGTCCCTTCCGCGGTATTTCTGGCGCTCACCCGGATTCTGACCGGCAAAGCGCCGGCCACCGGCGTGTCACCAGTCACTGTACCGATGCAGGCTGTACGCTGA
- a CDS encoding exo-beta-N-acetylmuramidase NamZ family protein — MRILLFFSYLLCASVQAITVGADQPAAYLPLLADKQVAVVVNQTSRTHQQHLVDSLLAASVNVTRVMAPEHGFRGEKGAGEQVEDARDDKTGLPIVSLYGANKKPTPQMLADVDVLVFDIQDVGTRFYTYISTLHYVMEAAAENQVAVVVLDRPNPNGRFVDGPVRQPGFTSFVGLDPIPVLHGMTVGELARMIKGEGWIQHSKALDLTVIPVRHYQRDMTWSLPVPPSPNLPNDTAIRLYPSLCFFEATAVSIGRGTDLPFQLIGHDAVALGTLSVIPRSRPQAPSPKLQDTPLQARDLRSSPIEGLDLSLLIDTYKQFKQAGVPFFTQPDFMDKLAGTNTLRQAIEAGHSEAQIKASWESQLNAFKARRAPYLLYD; from the coding sequence ATGCGTATTTTACTGTTTTTCAGTTACCTGCTATGCGCATCGGTTCAGGCTATTACCGTGGGCGCTGACCAGCCGGCAGCCTATCTGCCGCTGCTGGCTGACAAACAGGTCGCCGTGGTCGTTAATCAGACCTCCCGTACCCACCAGCAGCATCTGGTCGACAGTTTGCTGGCCGCGTCGGTCAATGTTACCCGGGTAATGGCACCGGAACATGGTTTTCGGGGTGAAAAAGGCGCCGGAGAGCAGGTTGAGGATGCCCGGGACGATAAAACCGGCCTGCCGATTGTGTCGTTGTACGGCGCTAACAAAAAACCTACCCCGCAAATGCTGGCAGACGTAGATGTGCTGGTATTTGATATTCAGGATGTAGGAACCCGTTTTTATACCTATATCAGTACCCTGCATTATGTGATGGAAGCTGCGGCCGAAAATCAGGTAGCCGTGGTGGTGCTTGACCGGCCAAACCCGAATGGCCGGTTTGTCGACGGCCCGGTTCGCCAGCCCGGGTTTACTTCTTTTGTGGGGCTGGACCCGATACCGGTGCTGCACGGCATGACGGTGGGCGAACTGGCCCGGATGATCAAAGGAGAAGGCTGGATACAGCACAGCAAGGCACTGGATTTAACCGTGATTCCGGTGCGTCATTATCAGCGCGACATGACCTGGTCACTGCCGGTGCCACCGAGTCCTAACCTGCCCAATGACACCGCCATCCGGCTGTATCCGTCGCTGTGCTTTTTTGAAGCTACCGCGGTCAGTATCGGGCGCGGTACTGATCTGCCTTTTCAGCTTATCGGCCATGATGCAGTTGCTCTGGGCACCCTGTCAGTCATACCGCGCTCACGCCCGCAGGCCCCCTCACCTAAATTACAGGATACCCCACTACAGGCCAGGGATTTACGCAGCAGCCCAATCGAAGGGCTGGATTTAAGCCTGCTGATAGATACGTATAAGCAGTTTAAGCAAGCCGGTGTCCCGTTTTTCACGCAGCCAGACTTTATGGACAAGCTGGCCGGCACCAACACTTTACGTCAAGCCATTGAGGCAGGGCACAGCGAGGCACAGATCAAAGCCTCCTGGGAGTCGCAGCTTAACGCGTTTAAAGCCCGGCGCGCACCGTATTTACTGTATGACTAA
- a CDS encoding FAD-binding and (Fe-S)-binding domain-containing protein, with amino-acid sequence MTSTVSAATTSHYEAFHTQLEGFLRPEQRIEDLSRRIAYSTDASFYSMIPRLVLKLNHHHEVRRVLALANRWSVPVTFRAAGTSLSGQAVTESVLILLSDHWQQAEILDDGKAIKLQPGLIGARVNQLLAPYQRKIGPDPASINTCKIGGIAANNASGMCCGVKNNSYHTLKDMMFLLADGTCVDTRSRRSVGQFRRKHEAMLSALSALRDEVRNNPALSERIRHQFRLKNTMGYGLNALLDYDDPLDILTHLLIGSEGTLGFIADITLATIAVPQHKATGLYLFNSPGEACALIPVLQQHGAEAVELMDSRALLSVAGLLSPFGELTIAAGQVALLIELSAPDQAGLNQALEELTPALDSARPVCPFTGDMRQAVLLWNIRKGLFPAVGAVRETGTTVIIEDVAFVPDELACGIAALEALFDQYGYDEAIIFGHALDGNLHFVFTQAFDTSEQVQRYDAFMQDVAALVTQQFNGTLKAEHGTGRNMAPFIVHQWGADGLAIMQQIKQIIDPDNILNPGVIINQDDQAHIQHLKRMPAVDPIVDKCIECGFCEPQCPSRQLTLTPRQRIALMRRAAALPAHEQAEVTADFSYLGEKTCAATGLCATSCPVGIDTGAWIKSLRHQQTPLAAQALADDLASEHAHYRRLLNLASKTTRYLPDSAVSVSSRLLRKMNHQIPVYYKQIPAGASTTPPVSASFDDKVVYITGCPNRLFDAPSGQTPLPQVVTRLLNKARTEVILASDNPQLCCGQNWESKGNQQAAQQYQHAMTARLMQLTENGRWPVIFDTSPCALSLQAQPELSVYELSQYLLDYALPRLSVTPTDEPVMLHRTCSSLHLDEGLALTTLAHQLSRRVIIPPDIQCCGFAGDKGLHLPELNASALASLASQIPDDCQRGFSNSRTCEIGLSKAGGVPYQHIVYLLDEVSKPLPTETTS; translated from the coding sequence ATGACCTCAACAGTCAGTGCGGCGACCACCAGCCATTATGAAGCTTTTCATACCCAGCTTGAGGGCTTTTTGCGCCCAGAGCAGCGTATTGAAGATCTGTCCCGCCGAATTGCCTACAGCACTGATGCCAGCTTTTACAGCATGATCCCGCGCCTGGTGCTTAAACTGAATCATCATCACGAAGTACGCCGGGTTCTGGCCCTGGCCAACCGCTGGTCAGTGCCGGTAACCTTTCGGGCCGCCGGCACCAGTTTATCCGGCCAGGCAGTGACCGAGTCGGTGCTGATCCTGCTCTCCGATCACTGGCAGCAGGCTGAGATCCTTGATGACGGCAAGGCCATTAAACTCCAGCCGGGTCTTATCGGGGCCAGAGTCAATCAGCTACTGGCACCCTACCAGCGCAAAATTGGCCCGGATCCGGCGTCCATTAACACCTGCAAAATTGGAGGTATAGCGGCCAATAATGCGTCCGGCATGTGTTGCGGTGTTAAAAACAATAGCTACCACACCCTTAAGGACATGATGTTTCTGTTGGCTGACGGCACCTGTGTGGACACCCGCTCACGCCGCTCAGTGGGTCAGTTCAGACGCAAACATGAGGCCATGCTTAGTGCTCTGTCGGCCCTGCGCGATGAAGTACGTAACAATCCAGCGCTCAGCGAGCGCATCAGGCACCAGTTCAGGCTAAAAAACACCATGGGCTATGGTCTCAATGCCCTGCTGGATTACGACGACCCGTTGGATATTCTTACCCACCTGCTAATTGGCTCTGAAGGAACGCTGGGCTTTATTGCCGACATTACCTTAGCAACCATTGCCGTACCGCAGCACAAAGCCACCGGCCTGTACTTATTCAACAGCCCGGGCGAAGCCTGTGCCCTCATTCCGGTGTTACAGCAACATGGCGCAGAGGCTGTTGAGTTAATGGACAGCCGCGCCCTGCTCAGTGTAGCCGGCCTGCTCAGCCCGTTTGGTGAATTAACCATAGCAGCCGGTCAGGTGGCACTGTTAATAGAACTGAGCGCGCCTGATCAGGCTGGCCTGAATCAGGCACTTGAGGAGCTCACCCCGGCTCTGGACAGTGCCCGGCCTGTCTGCCCGTTTACCGGTGATATGCGCCAGGCAGTTCTGCTGTGGAACATTCGTAAAGGTCTGTTTCCGGCTGTCGGGGCGGTGCGTGAAACCGGCACCACTGTGATTATTGAAGATGTGGCTTTTGTGCCGGATGAGCTGGCCTGTGGTATTGCAGCGCTGGAGGCGTTGTTTGACCAATACGGGTATGACGAGGCCATCATTTTCGGGCATGCGCTGGATGGTAATCTGCATTTTGTGTTTACTCAGGCGTTTGACACTTCTGAACAGGTGCAGCGCTACGATGCCTTTATGCAGGATGTGGCAGCACTGGTCACGCAACAGTTTAATGGCACACTGAAAGCTGAACATGGTACCGGCCGGAATATGGCGCCGTTTATTGTTCATCAGTGGGGCGCAGATGGTCTGGCCATTATGCAGCAGATCAAACAGATTATTGACCCGGACAACATTCTTAATCCCGGGGTGATTATCAATCAGGATGACCAGGCACACATTCAGCACCTCAAACGGATGCCGGCGGTTGACCCGATTGTGGACAAATGTATTGAGTGCGGATTTTGCGAGCCGCAGTGCCCGTCACGCCAGCTTACTCTGACGCCGCGACAGCGTATCGCCCTGATGCGCAGGGCCGCAGCGCTGCCGGCCCATGAGCAGGCTGAAGTGACCGCTGATTTCAGTTATCTGGGTGAGAAAACCTGCGCGGCGACTGGCTTGTGTGCCACCAGCTGCCCGGTGGGTATCGATACCGGTGCATGGATTAAGTCCCTGCGCCATCAGCAGACCCCACTGGCCGCTCAGGCACTGGCCGACGACCTGGCTTCAGAGCATGCTCACTACCGTCGGTTACTCAATTTAGCCAGTAAGACAACCCGCTACCTGCCTGACAGCGCGGTGTCGGTAAGCAGTCGTTTGCTACGCAAAATGAATCACCAAATTCCGGTGTATTACAAACAAATTCCCGCCGGAGCCAGCACCACACCGCCGGTGTCCGCCTCGTTCGACGATAAAGTCGTGTACATTACCGGTTGTCCTAACCGCCTGTTTGACGCCCCATCTGGCCAAACACCATTACCCCAGGTAGTCACCCGGCTGCTTAATAAAGCTCGTACAGAAGTGATACTGGCCTCTGACAATCCACAGCTGTGCTGCGGCCAGAATTGGGAGTCCAAAGGAAATCAGCAGGCTGCACAGCAATATCAGCACGCCATGACAGCACGTTTGATGCAGCTGACCGAAAATGGTCGCTGGCCGGTTATTTTTGATACCAGCCCCTGTGCACTCAGTCTGCAGGCTCAGCCTGAGCTGAGCGTGTATGAGTTAAGTCAGTATCTGCTCGATTACGCCCTGCCCCGGTTATCGGTCACACCGACAGATGAGCCTGTCATGCTTCACCGGACCTGCAGTAGCCTGCATCTGGATGAGGGACTCGCACTGACCACGCTGGCTCATCAGCTAAGTCGCCGGGTGATTATTCCGCCCGACATTCAGTGCTGTGGTTTTGCCGGTGATAAAGGGCTACACCTGCCGGAGCTCAATGCCTCTGCGCTTGCCTCCTTAGCGTCACAGATTCCGGATGACTGCCAGCGCGGTTTTTCAAACAGCCGTACCTGTGAGATAGGCCTGAGCAAAGCCGGCGGCGTGCCTTACCAACACATTGTTTATCTGCTTGACGAAGTAAGCAAGCCCTTACCAACGGAAACCACATCATGA
- the murQ gene encoding N-acetylmuramic acid 6-phosphate etherase, with the protein MNHHDPLLEQLNQLISEGRNPDTLHIDTASTLDIVTAINTEDHKVAPAVAACLPDIARAVDYIADALQNGGRLIYTGAGTSGRLGILDAVECRPTFSVPDTLVVGVIAGGKTAIEHAVEGAEDDHGQGALDLADIRLSAHDVVVGLSASGRTPYVTGALAYARQTGCKTIGVACSPNTPVLQAADVAICPLVGPEALTGSTRMKSGTAQKLVLNMLSTATMIKQGKTYQNLMVDVNATNHKLKARARRIVMQATDCDEATATDALQQADQQAKLAILLVLTGLDVESARTLLSQQNGYLRHALKAHC; encoded by the coding sequence ATGAATCACCACGACCCCCTGCTTGAGCAGCTCAACCAGCTGATCTCAGAAGGCCGTAACCCGGACACCCTGCACATCGATACTGCCAGTACGCTGGACATTGTGACCGCCATCAATACCGAGGATCACAAGGTAGCACCGGCAGTAGCTGCCTGCCTGCCCGATATTGCCAGGGCGGTTGATTATATCGCTGATGCCCTGCAAAACGGGGGGCGACTGATTTATACCGGCGCCGGCACCAGTGGCCGGCTGGGCATTCTGGATGCAGTGGAGTGCCGGCCGACTTTTTCGGTGCCCGACACCCTGGTGGTGGGCGTGATTGCCGGGGGCAAAACCGCGATTGAGCATGCCGTTGAAGGCGCCGAAGACGATCACGGACAAGGCGCACTGGATCTGGCTGATATCAGGTTAAGCGCGCATGATGTGGTCGTTGGCCTGTCAGCGAGCGGCCGTACCCCGTATGTCACCGGCGCTTTGGCGTATGCCAGACAGACAGGCTGCAAAACCATTGGTGTGGCCTGCTCACCGAATACGCCGGTTTTGCAGGCCGCCGATGTTGCCATTTGTCCCCTCGTCGGACCCGAAGCCCTGACCGGTTCTACCCGCATGAAATCGGGCACCGCCCAAAAGCTGGTGCTTAATATGCTGTCTACCGCCACCATGATTAAACAGGGGAAAACCTATCAGAATCTGATGGTGGACGTGAATGCCACCAACCACAAACTCAAAGCCCGGGCCAGACGCATCGTGATGCAGGCCACCGATTGTGATGAGGCCACCGCAACTGATGCGCTACAACAGGCTGACCAGCAGGCTAAACTGGCTATTTTACTGGTGCTGACCGGACTTGATGTAGAGTCTGCCCGCACGCTGCTTAGTCAGCAAAACGGCTATTTACGGCATGCCCTCAAGGCTCATTGCTAA